The genomic interval GAGTTCGACGACGTCGAGGTCGGCAACCTGGACGTGACCGACGAGACCGAGCGCGCCTACGAGGAACTCGACGAGGACCTGCGCGACCGTATCGAGACGGCCGCCGCCAACGTCCGCGAGTTCCACGAGGCACAGCTCCCCGAGGACTGGCGCACGGAGTTCTCTCCCGGACGCGAACTCGGCCGCCGGTTCCGGCCCATCGAGCGCGTCGGGGCGTACGTCCCCGGTGGCGGGGCCGCCTACCCCTCCAGTGCGCTGATGACCGTCCTCCCGGCGAAGGTGGCGGGCGTGCCACACGTCGCGGTCTGTACGCCGCCGGCAGCGGACCTGAACCAGGCCACGCTCGCGGCCCTCCACGTCGCCGGAGCCGACGCCGTCTACCAGTCCGGCGGTGCGCAGGCCGTCGCGGCGCTCGCCTACGGCACGGAGACGGTGTCGGCCGTCGAGAAGGTCGTCGGCCCCGGTAACCGGTTCGTCACCGCGGCGAAGGCCGCGGTCCGCGGTGACGTCGCTATCGACTTCCTCGCCGGCCCGTCCGAGGTGGCCGTCGTCGCGGATTCGAGCGCCGACCCGGCGCTCGTGGCCGCCGAGATGGTCGCGCAGGCCGAACACGACCCGAACGCCGCCGTCGTCGCCGCCACCGACGACCCGGACCTCGCCGAAGCCATCTGCGAGGCGTGTGACGCGCAGGCAGCCGAGCGAGAGCGGGCGGACACCGTCCGCGAGGCGCTCTCGAACGAGGCCAGCGGCGTCTTCTGCGGGCGGTCGATGCCCGAGGCCGTGCTGTTCGTCGAGGAGTACGC from Halomarina salina carries:
- the hisD gene encoding histidinol dehydrogenase, with the translated sequence MDVRDIATLGPDERRALFERDSGVGDAGEVAREVVERVRTEGDVALREYAREFDDVEVGNLDVTDETERAYEELDEDLRDRIETAAANVREFHEAQLPEDWRTEFSPGRELGRRFRPIERVGAYVPGGGAAYPSSALMTVLPAKVAGVPHVAVCTPPAADLNQATLAALHVAGADAVYQSGGAQAVAALAYGTETVSAVEKVVGPGNRFVTAAKAAVRGDVAIDFLAGPSEVAVVADSSADPALVAAEMVAQAEHDPNAAVVAATDDPDLAEAICEACDAQAAERERADTVREALSNEASGVFCGRSMPEAVLFVEEYAAEHLAIHAEDDEALLERITNAGSVFLGPDTPVAAGDYASGTNHVLPTGGGARVTGGLSVETFLRSTTVQRLSHDALADLRDTVTGLARAEGLEAHAESVEKRFDDEE